In Halichondria panicea chromosome 17, odHalPani1.1, whole genome shotgun sequence, a single window of DNA contains:
- the LOC135350918 gene encoding uncharacterized protein LOC135350918, translated as MRPTLAVWVPVLCLLLGYTSLGSSSPQSARFNPKSLVKRLVSKFPFIYDEDNSDHGATNERFIRDIHVTSNLEQEERGNCSDIHNPPPKYNGSMCELIREECDDKYELFNYLDFVLCGLGESLQPLGFIILGLWLIYLLSLLSTTVDKFFVPVLQMIADKLHLPPSIAGMTLLALGNGAPDIFVAFSALTKDDDLTLVLGALMGAGLFITTVVLGLVLMVSKSRNYNIDRIDFMRDIIAFMVVLVVIVGVSIDGKVYLVEVSLFPLTYIGYVVAVLGITVFRKWYRNKKHKANAPPEKVAFNKQQSQIVIKEPEQHPGEDGPVTREEIEKTIEKSTNIDESKKQEEKKEKSADTSDIDTRIKVENYKKRVVLPGLTWPQGWFKRVHFIIEWPFTLLRWLTIPPCCHDGNWTIFHYCFAVFSPIPMSILFMIVASEHWSVFEMTVGESPFPVPVLVVICVAPLCVPLMFLLKPRKPPNKVMQVILMIAAFVTSICWLYLIADEVVSVLQAIGLLASISTAILGLTVLAIGNSVADLVADTVVSINGKPEMALASCFGAPLITHVMGLSFAFLAKMISEDGQVYEFDIFSEEFVHVKMAWIFLGFVLLGSAVVFPLFKFSPPREYGVILMYVYCVFMIFSVLIELDVMKVFV; from the exons ATGCGCCCTACACTGGCTGTGTGGGTACCTGTTCTGTGTCTGCTCCTTGGGTACACATCACTAGGAAGTTCAAGCCCTCAGAGTGCTAGATTTAATCCAAAGTCTCTGGTAAAAAGGCTCGTTAGCAAGTTCCCCTTCATATATGATGAGGACAACTCAGATCATGGGGCAACAAATGAAAGATTCATTCGTGATATTCATGTGACTTCTAACTTGGAACAGGAGGAGCGTGGAAACTGCTCGGACATTCACAATCCACCCCCCAAATACAATGGGTCAATGTGTGAGCTTATACGGGAGGAGTGTGACGATAAATATGAGCTGTTTAACTATCTTGACTTCGTTTTGTGTGGACTTGGGGAGTCCCTTCAA CCACTTGGATTCATTATCCTGGGACTCTGGTTGATATACCTTCTTTCTCTTCTTTCCACAACT GTCGACAAGTTCTTTGTTCCAGTGCTTCAAATGATAGCTGATAAATTACATCTTCCACCAAGCATTGCCGGAATGACCCTACTTGCACTCGGAAATG GTGCTCCTGACATATTTGTTGCATTCTCTGCTCTTACCAAGGATGATGATCTGACGCTAGTACTTGG GGCGTTAATGGGAGCTGGATTGTTCATCACAACCGTTGTGCTTGGACTGGTGCTCATGGTTTCAAAATCACGAAACTACAACATTG ataGGATTGATTTCATGAGGGACATCATTGCCTTTATGGTAGTTCTTGTTGTCATTGTGGGCGTATCAATTGATGGAAAA GTGTACTTGGTAGAAGTTTCCCTGTTTCCGCTAACTTATATTGGTTATGTTGTGGCAGTGCTTGGAATCACAGTCTTCAGA AAATGGTACAGAAATAAGAAACACAAGGCAAATGCACCACCAGAAAAGGTGGCATTTAATAAACAGCAATCTCAAATTGTGATTAAAGAGCCAGAGCAACACCCTGGTGAAGATGGACCCGTAACAAGAGAAG AGATAGAGAAAACAATTGAAAAGTCAACCAACATTGATGAAAGTAAAAAGCAAGaggagaaaaaagaaaaatcTGCCGACACTTCAGACATTGACACACGCATTAAAGTCGAAAATTATAAAAAAAGGGTTGTTCTTCCTGGTTTAACTTGG CCACAAGGATGGTTCAAACGAGTGCACTTCATTATTGAATGGCCATTCACTCTACTCAGATGGCTCACCATCCCTCCTTGCTGTCAC GATGGCAACTGGACCATATTCCACTACTGTTTCGCTGTGTTCTCCCCGATACCAATGTCTATACTGTTCATGATTGTTGCGAGTGAGCACTGGTCAGTCTTTGAAATGACTGTCGGTGAATCACCATTCCCAGTCCCTGTCCTCGTTGTTATATGTG TGGCTCCACTGTGTGTCCCGCTTATGTTTCTTTTGAAACCGAGGAAACCGCCCAACAAAGTGATGCAAGTTATTCTCATGATTGCTGCATTCGTCACATCCATCTGCTGGTTGTACTTAATTGCTGATGAAGTGGTCAGTGTTTTACAGGCAATCGGGCTGCTAGCCTCTATCAGTACAG CTATCTTGGGACTGACTGTCCTGGCTATTGGGAACTCTGTTGCTGATTTGGTGGCAGACACAGTGGTCTCCATCAATGGGAAGCCAGAAATGGCGCTTGCTTCATGTTTTGGAGCTCCTCTCATCACCCATGTTATGGGTCTGAGCTTTGCTTTTttg GCCAAGATGATTAGTGAAGATGGCCAGGTCTATGAATTTGATATCTTTTCCGAAGAATTTGTGCATGTGAAAATGGCGTGGATATTTTTGGGATTTGTGCTCCTTGGAAGTGCTGTTGTCTTCCCATTATTCAAATTCTCACCTCCAAG GGAGTATGGAGTGATTCTAATGTATGTTTATTGCGTGTTTATGATTTTTTCAGTACTCATTGAACTAGATGTCATGAAAGTTTTTGTATAA
- the LOC135350923 gene encoding uncharacterized protein LOC135350923 yields MAGNNVEANDGYANLELRTYKTNRCVRFMTWMFYFPCVLTGQYIPSYSGLEDPCAIILTTFFLLCILLLFVLNLLLNIGSVGFDIYAIVSCNFSVDCGFIYSFPSISNISGASHNIIRMQPTSLAQFDDWQKVVITTATISGALSFIFMAWVLYGRYSIFSKYVYHRTDALSALIKKSNCCEPQHHKEAAKRNPNVLIVNPFFDNTYTVCTVKEKNITDDVRIEEQFLSSLLTPKQCVYFQSVFWFNFSVYVVNVVLLAIIVKQKQALDNFKFTPDLTLEVFDLLGLIAQLVSQLAALMSCFIFSKVAYAVSNQCLDFTRCIFPHIMERDGCVNDLKKMDKRYTLLLRNSLGPYSVWFTIHWILYTVSSFMAIAYVADQIIMELYGPEPADKKCHGEHDSECRLKLVYSIFFALEHCILFLYPCFRAASVTRARAKMIKYVSNAHWPNITDQEKNVFITYLKDQNASFKISILCAELTFGFNMAYLSIFVGVLGVVMKLSL; encoded by the exons ATGGCAGGCAACAACGTTGAAG CGAACGATGGATACGCTAACTTAGAGTTACGCACGTATAAAACTAACAGATGTGTTCGGTTTATGACATGGATGTTCTACTTTCCATGTGTTCTCACTGGGCAATACATCCCTTCCTATTCTGGTTTGGAGGATCCTTGCGCCATCATCTTAACCACATTTTTTTTGCTGTGCATCTTGTTGCTATTTGTTTTGAACCTTCTATTGAACATTGGGTCTGTTGGTTTTGACATTTATGCAATTGTTTCCTGTAATTTCAGTGTGGATTGTGGCTTCATATACTCCTTTCCATCAATAAGCAACATATCTGGAGCATCGCACAACATAATAAGAATGCAACCCACAAGTCTTGCGCAATTTGATGATTGGCAAAAAGTTGTTATTACAACAGCAACAATATCTGGCGCATTGTCCTTCATTTTTATGGCATGGGTTTTGTATGGAAGGTATAGCATATTTAGTAAGTATGTATACCATCGAACTGATGCCTTGTCAGCACTCATCAAGAAAAGCAATTGCTGTGAGCCGCAGCATCACAAAGAAGCCGCTAAACGCAACCCGAATGTCCTCATAGTCAATCCATTTTTTGATAACACGTACACAGTTTGTACTGTGAAGGAAAAAAATATTACTGATGATGTTAGAATTGAGGAACAATTTTTGTCATCATTGCTCACTCCAAAACAATGTGTCTACTTTCAATCAGTTTTTTGGTTCAACTTCAGTGTTTATGTGGTGAATGTAGTTCTTCTTGCCATAATTGTGAAGCAAAAGCAAGCGCTTGATAATTTTAAATTTACTCCTGATCTTACTCTTGAGGTGTTTGATTTGCTTGGTCTTATAGCCCAATTAGTATCCCAATTGGCGGCACTGATGAGCTGTTTTATCTTCTCTAAGGTTGCTTATGCTGTCTCTAATCAGTGCTTGGACTTTACCAGGTGTATTTTTCCGCATATTATGGAGCGAGATGGTTGTGTCAATGATTTGAAGAAGATGGATAAAAGGTACACATTGTTGCTAAGAAACAGCCTAGGCCCTTATAGCGTATGGTTTACTATTCACTggatattatatacagtatcaTCCTTCATGGCAATAGCTTATGTTGCTGATCAGATAATAATGGAACTCTACGGACCTGAGCCTGCTGACAAAAAATGCCACGGTGAACACGATTCAGAATGTCGACTAAAACTAGTTTATTCTATCTTCTTTGCACTGGAGCATTGCATTTTGTTTCTGTACCCTTGCTTCCGAGCTGCTAGTGTGACAAGAGCAAGAGCAAAAATGATCAAGTATGTATCTAATGCACATTGGCCGAATATAACAGACCAAGAAAAAAACGTTTTTATAACGTATCTTAAAGATCAAAATGCTTCGTTTAAGATATCAATCCTGTGTGCAGAGTTGACGTTTGGCTTCAACATGGCCTATCTATCGATATTCGTAGGTGTCCTAGGCGTAGTGATGAAACTATCACTTTAG
- the LOC135350930 gene encoding transmembrane protein 220-like isoform X1 yields MSTIGLGLMIVFLSLATFVQLNDPDSLIWMMIYGLPCLLTLAAFINRNIVESTYWWIACTTVFTGVLALFVLQTSITLTVDNVLRWDVISTEEGREAIGLGIVLIWLILLSHNSSSSWYHAIVLLFTTSTLVLWAAYKEFIQPRIEVPEHCSNLL; encoded by the exons ATGTCGACAATAGGATTGGGACTGATGATAGTCTTTCTTTCATTGGCAACATTTGTACAA TTGAATGATCCTGACTCTCTGATTTGGATG ATGATTTATGGACTTCCTTGCCTGCTTACATTAGCAGCATTCATCAACAGAAACATTGTAG AGTCAACATACTGGTGGATTGCTTGCACAACAGTTTTCACTGGAGTGCTTGCACTGTTTGTTTTACAAACTTCAATCACCTTAACAGTAGACAACGTTTTGCGTTGGGATGTAATCTCCACCGAGGAAGGAAG GGAAGCTATCGGTCTTGGAATTGttctgatttggctcattttgCTTTCACACAA CTCATCGTCTTCATGGTATCACGCTATTGTACTGCTGTTCACCACTTCAACACTGGTCTTATGGGCGGCGTATAAAGAGTTTATTCAACCAAGAATTGAAGTTCCTGAACATTGTTCAAACCTTTTGTGA
- the LOC135350930 gene encoding transmembrane protein 220-like isoform X2, translating to MSTIGLGLMIVFLSLATFVQLNDPDSLIWMMIYGLPCLLTLAAFINRNIVESTYWWIACTTVFTGVLALFVLQTSITLTVDNVLRWDVISTEEGREAIGLGIVLIWLILLSHKADRRDISKKDY from the exons ATGTCGACAATAGGATTGGGACTGATGATAGTCTTTCTTTCATTGGCAACATTTGTACAA TTGAATGATCCTGACTCTCTGATTTGGATG ATGATTTATGGACTTCCTTGCCTGCTTACATTAGCAGCATTCATCAACAGAAACATTGTAG AGTCAACATACTGGTGGATTGCTTGCACAACAGTTTTCACTGGAGTGCTTGCACTGTTTGTTTTACAAACTTCAATCACCTTAACAGTAGACAACGTTTTGCGTTGGGATGTAATCTCCACCGAGGAAGGAAG GGAAGCTATCGGTCTTGGAATTGttctgatttggctcattttgCTTTCACACAA ggcGGATCGAAGAGATATTTCGAAAAAAGactactga